The Miscanthus floridulus cultivar M001 chromosome 17, ASM1932011v1, whole genome shotgun sequence genome has a window encoding:
- the LOC136518075 gene encoding amino acid permease 3-like isoform X1: MVQMGESGVPANAKHYYPAATEATSVELGLTAASKCYDDDGRLKRTGTMWTASAHIITAVIGSGVLSLAWAIAQLGWVAGPAVMLLFSFVTYYTSALLADCYRSGDACTGKRNYTYMDAVNANLSGIKVQLCGFLQYANIVGVAIGYTIAASISMLAIKRANCFHVEGHGDPCNISSTPYMIIFGVAEIFFSQIPDFDQISWLSILAAVMSFTYSTIGLGLGIVQVVANKGVQGSLTGISVGAVTPLDKVWRSLQAFGDIAFAYSYSLILIEIQDTIRAPPPSESKVMRRATIVSVAVTTLFYMLCGCMGYAAFGDNAPGNLLTGFGFYEPFWLLDVANAAIVVHLVGAYQVYCQPLFAFVEKWAQQRWPKSRYVTGEVDVPLSLAGAAGRCYKLNLFRLTWRTAFVVATTVVSMLLPFFNDVVGLLGALGFWPLTVYFPVEMYIVQKKVPRWSTRWVCLQLLSLACLIITVASAAGSVAGIISDLKVYKPFVTTY, encoded by the exons ATGGTGCAGATGGGGGAGAGCGGTGTGCCCGCCAACGCCAAGCACTACTACCCAGCGGCCACGGAGGCGACCTCCGTGGAGCTCGGTCTCACGGCGGCCTCTAAGTGCTATGACGACGACGGTCGCCTCAAGCGCACCG GGACGATGTGGACGGCGAGCGCGCACATCATCACGGCCGTCATAGGGTCCGGGGTGCTGTCGCTGGCGTGGGCCATCGCGCAGCTCGGCTGGGTGGCCGGCCCCGCCGTCATGCTGCTCTTCTCCTTCGTCACCTACTACACGTCGGCGCTGCTCGCCGACTGCTACCGCTCCGGCGACGCGTGCACCGGCAAGCGCAACTACACCTACATGGACGCGGTTAACGCCAATCTCA GTGGCATCAAGGTCCAGCTCTGCGGCTTCCTGCAGTACGCCAACATCGTCGGAGTCGCCATCGGCTACACCATTGCCGCCTCCATTAGCATGCT GGCGATCAAGAGGGCCAACTGCTTCCACGTGGAGGGGCACGGGGACCCGTGCAACATCTCCAGCACGCCGTACATGATCATCTTCGGCGTGGCCGAGATCTTCTTCTCGCAGATCCCGGATTTCGACCAGATCTCCTGGCTCTCGATCCTCGCCGCCGTCATGTCGTTCACCTACTCCACCATCGGCCTGGGCCTGGGCATCGTCCAGGTGGTGGCCAACAAGGGCGTCCAGGGCAGCCTCACGGGGATTAGCGTCGGCGCGGTCACGCCGCTCGACAAGGTGTGGCGCAGCCTGCAGGCGTTCGGCGACATCGCCTTCGCCTACTCCTACTCGCTCATCCTCATCGAGATCCAGGACACCATccgggcgccgccgccgtccgagTCCAAGGTCATGCGCCGCGCCACCATCGTCAGCGTCGCCGTCACCACGCTCTTCTACATGCTGTGCGGGTGCATGGGCTACGCCGCGTTCGGCGACAACGCGCCCGGGAACCTCCTCACGGGCTTCGGCTTCTACGAGCCCTTCTGGCTCCTCGACGTCGCCAACGCCGCCATCGTCGTCCACCTCGTCGGCGCCTACCAGGTCTACTGCCAGCCGCTGTTCGCCTTCGTCGAGAAGTGGGCGCAGCAGCGGTGGCCCAAGTCCCGCTACGTCACGGGCGAGGTCGACGTCCCGCTCTCCCTCGCTGGAGCCGCCGGCCGATGCTACAAGCTCAACCTGTTCAGGCTGACGTGGCGGACGGCGTTCGTGGTGGCCACGACGGTGGTGTCCATGCTGCTGCCCTTCTTCAACGACGTTGTCGGGCTCCTGGGCGCGCTCGGCTTCTGGCCGCTCACCGTCTACTTCCCCGTGGAGATGTACATCGTGCAGAAGAAGGTGCCCAGGTGGAGCACGCGGTGGGTGTGCCTGCAGCTGCTCAGCCTCGCCTGCCTCATCATAACCGTCGCCTCCGCCGCGGGCTCCGTCGCCGGAATCATCTCTGACCTCAAAGTGTACAAACCGTTCGTCACCACCTACTGA
- the LOC136518075 gene encoding amino acid permease 3-like isoform X2: MGESGVPANAKHYYPAATEATSVELGLTAASKCYDDDGRLKRTGTMWTASAHIITAVIGSGVLSLAWAIAQLGWVAGPAVMLLFSFVTYYTSALLADCYRSGDACTGKRNYTYMDAVNANLSGIKVQLCGFLQYANIVGVAIGYTIAASISMLAIKRANCFHVEGHGDPCNISSTPYMIIFGVAEIFFSQIPDFDQISWLSILAAVMSFTYSTIGLGLGIVQVVANKGVQGSLTGISVGAVTPLDKVWRSLQAFGDIAFAYSYSLILIEIQDTIRAPPPSESKVMRRATIVSVAVTTLFYMLCGCMGYAAFGDNAPGNLLTGFGFYEPFWLLDVANAAIVVHLVGAYQVYCQPLFAFVEKWAQQRWPKSRYVTGEVDVPLSLAGAAGRCYKLNLFRLTWRTAFVVATTVVSMLLPFFNDVVGLLGALGFWPLTVYFPVEMYIVQKKVPRWSTRWVCLQLLSLACLIITVASAAGSVAGIISDLKVYKPFVTTY, encoded by the exons ATGGGGGAGAGCGGTGTGCCCGCCAACGCCAAGCACTACTACCCAGCGGCCACGGAGGCGACCTCCGTGGAGCTCGGTCTCACGGCGGCCTCTAAGTGCTATGACGACGACGGTCGCCTCAAGCGCACCG GGACGATGTGGACGGCGAGCGCGCACATCATCACGGCCGTCATAGGGTCCGGGGTGCTGTCGCTGGCGTGGGCCATCGCGCAGCTCGGCTGGGTGGCCGGCCCCGCCGTCATGCTGCTCTTCTCCTTCGTCACCTACTACACGTCGGCGCTGCTCGCCGACTGCTACCGCTCCGGCGACGCGTGCACCGGCAAGCGCAACTACACCTACATGGACGCGGTTAACGCCAATCTCA GTGGCATCAAGGTCCAGCTCTGCGGCTTCCTGCAGTACGCCAACATCGTCGGAGTCGCCATCGGCTACACCATTGCCGCCTCCATTAGCATGCT GGCGATCAAGAGGGCCAACTGCTTCCACGTGGAGGGGCACGGGGACCCGTGCAACATCTCCAGCACGCCGTACATGATCATCTTCGGCGTGGCCGAGATCTTCTTCTCGCAGATCCCGGATTTCGACCAGATCTCCTGGCTCTCGATCCTCGCCGCCGTCATGTCGTTCACCTACTCCACCATCGGCCTGGGCCTGGGCATCGTCCAGGTGGTGGCCAACAAGGGCGTCCAGGGCAGCCTCACGGGGATTAGCGTCGGCGCGGTCACGCCGCTCGACAAGGTGTGGCGCAGCCTGCAGGCGTTCGGCGACATCGCCTTCGCCTACTCCTACTCGCTCATCCTCATCGAGATCCAGGACACCATccgggcgccgccgccgtccgagTCCAAGGTCATGCGCCGCGCCACCATCGTCAGCGTCGCCGTCACCACGCTCTTCTACATGCTGTGCGGGTGCATGGGCTACGCCGCGTTCGGCGACAACGCGCCCGGGAACCTCCTCACGGGCTTCGGCTTCTACGAGCCCTTCTGGCTCCTCGACGTCGCCAACGCCGCCATCGTCGTCCACCTCGTCGGCGCCTACCAGGTCTACTGCCAGCCGCTGTTCGCCTTCGTCGAGAAGTGGGCGCAGCAGCGGTGGCCCAAGTCCCGCTACGTCACGGGCGAGGTCGACGTCCCGCTCTCCCTCGCTGGAGCCGCCGGCCGATGCTACAAGCTCAACCTGTTCAGGCTGACGTGGCGGACGGCGTTCGTGGTGGCCACGACGGTGGTGTCCATGCTGCTGCCCTTCTTCAACGACGTTGTCGGGCTCCTGGGCGCGCTCGGCTTCTGGCCGCTCACCGTCTACTTCCCCGTGGAGATGTACATCGTGCAGAAGAAGGTGCCCAGGTGGAGCACGCGGTGGGTGTGCCTGCAGCTGCTCAGCCTCGCCTGCCTCATCATAACCGTCGCCTCCGCCGCGGGCTCCGTCGCCGGAATCATCTCTGACCTCAAAGTGTACAAACCGTTCGTCACCACCTACTGA